From Candidatus Dormiibacterota bacterium, a single genomic window includes:
- a CDS encoding outer membrane lipoprotein carrier protein LolA: MNRKRTAVMAAALAATVSIVVAGAPSNQVPKDDTAATGRQSGVAGDPMLARILQAFDKAQRETGTLVASFTEKKELKLLARPVLSRGEFYYNRPNQVRWEYLDPDRKVFVITEDMYIAYYPALKRAEEVPIKKFVGKRLFRFLGVGQSIDELGKYYEFRLAPQSDLKDTYLLVLVPRKKKLAERVAEMKIWVDTTTFLPRQLQYVESDGDSTLLAFQDIRTNVEVAASRFHLDLPKDVVVSESFNGFSLGEQSF; this comes from the coding sequence GTGAACAGAAAACGAACCGCCGTCATGGCCGCCGCGCTGGCGGCCACGGTCTCGATAGTTGTCGCGGGGGCACCGTCGAACCAGGTGCCGAAGGACGACACCGCTGCGACGGGGAGGCAGTCCGGCGTCGCGGGGGACCCGATGCTCGCGCGCATCCTGCAGGCTTTCGACAAGGCCCAGCGCGAGACCGGCACCCTCGTGGCCTCGTTCACCGAGAAGAAGGAACTCAAGCTCCTGGCGCGGCCCGTGTTGTCGCGCGGCGAGTTCTATTACAACCGGCCCAACCAGGTCCGCTGGGAGTACCTCGACCCGGACCGCAAGGTGTTCGTGATCACGGAGGACATGTACATCGCCTATTACCCGGCGCTCAAGAGGGCGGAGGAGGTGCCGATCAAGAAATTCGTCGGGAAGCGCCTGTTCCGGTTCCTGGGGGTCGGGCAGTCTATCGACGAGCTGGGGAAGTACTACGAATTCCGGCTGGCTCCGCAAAGCGATCTGAAGGACACGTACCTTCTTGTCCTGGTTCCACGCAAGAAGAAACTGGCCGAGCGTGTGGCCGAGATGAAGATCTGGGTCGACACCACGACCTTCCTGCCGCGCCAGCTGCAGTACGTCGAGTCCGACGGTGACTCGACCCTCCTGGCCTTCCAGGACATCCGCACGAACGTCGAAGTCGCCGCCAGCCGGTTTCACCTCGACCTGCCCAAGGACGTGGTGGTCTCGGAGTCCTTCAACGGCTTCTCGCTCGGCGAGCAGAGCTTCTAG
- a CDS encoding thioredoxin family protein, with amino-acid sequence MSRTARRVLTIVFLLAAAGATPAQEVLLGRVGPEAILSISPEWRTNREAYEPAEADIRVIATTPLKARLDVYFGGWCSDSRREVPRFLRILDRASPARLKVRYYGIDRTKKEPARLVRRGAIERVPTFILRADGREVGRIVETPQTTLEHDLALLVQKAAASPP; translated from the coding sequence ATGTCGAGAACGGCACGACGGGTGTTGACGATCGTGTTCCTGCTGGCCGCGGCCGGCGCGACGCCGGCGCAGGAGGTCCTCCTCGGCCGCGTCGGGCCGGAGGCCATCCTGTCGATCTCGCCGGAGTGGCGGACGAACCGCGAGGCCTACGAACCGGCCGAGGCGGACATCCGGGTGATCGCCACGACACCGCTCAAGGCCAGGCTTGACGTGTATTTCGGAGGCTGGTGCTCCGACAGCCGCCGGGAGGTCCCGCGCTTCCTCCGGATTCTCGATCGAGCCTCCCCGGCGCGCCTGAAAGTCCGGTACTACGGCATCGACCGGACCAAGAAGGAGCCGGCGCGTCTGGTCAGGAGGGGCGCCATCGAGCGAGTGCCCACCTTCATCCTGCGCGCCGATGGGCGCGAGGTCGGTCGCATCGTCGAGACGCCGCAGACGACGCTCGAGCACGACCTCGCCCTTCTTGTCCAGAAGGCCGCGGCGTCGCCCCCGTAG
- a CDS encoding HD domain-containing phosphohydrolase, translating to MPEATHILIVDDDRTIRDLLNEGLSDSGYRCDTACDGLEGLRKVQTNGFELVVSDIDMPEMDGVHLLQEIKKIRPDTEIIMLTGIVDVETAIQSMRLGACDYLTKPFNLAEVRITVERALEKQRLLRENREYQRTLEIKVAARTAELLGKKREVEDLLSRLQSSYQTTLEALASALDTRDTETLGHSLRVASYTVAVARRMGVGEPDLTDIYRGALLHDVGKIGVPDAILRKPGKLTPEEWVEMRRHPEIGHRILQGIKFLEGAREIVLSHQETYDGSGYPRGLKGKEIPLGARIFAVVDTLDAMTSDRPYRKALPYEAARAEILKYSGTQFDPDVVQAFLDIRDGEWNEIQRRVMQDILVRGQSRL from the coding sequence ATGCCCGAGGCGACCCACATCCTGATTGTTGATGACGACCGGACGATACGGGACCTGCTGAACGAAGGGCTGTCCGACAGCGGTTACCGCTGCGACACCGCCTGCGACGGACTCGAAGGCCTCAGGAAGGTCCAGACGAACGGATTCGAGCTGGTCGTGAGCGACATCGACATGCCGGAAATGGACGGGGTCCACCTGCTCCAGGAGATCAAGAAGATCCGCCCGGACACCGAGATCATCATGCTGACGGGCATCGTGGACGTCGAGACTGCCATCCAGTCGATGCGCCTGGGGGCCTGCGACTACCTCACCAAGCCCTTCAATCTCGCCGAGGTTCGGATCACGGTGGAGAGGGCCCTGGAGAAGCAGCGCCTGCTGCGGGAGAATCGGGAGTATCAGAGGACGCTCGAGATCAAGGTCGCGGCCCGCACGGCCGAGCTGCTCGGCAAGAAGCGGGAGGTGGAGGATCTCCTGTCGCGTCTGCAGTCCTCCTATCAGACGACCCTCGAGGCCCTGGCGTCGGCGCTCGACACACGCGACACGGAGACGCTGGGCCATTCCCTGCGGGTGGCCTCGTACACGGTGGCCGTGGCGCGCCGGATGGGCGTGGGGGAGCCGGACCTGACGGACATCTACCGCGGCGCGCTGCTGCACGACGTGGGGAAAATCGGCGTCCCGGACGCAATCCTCCGAAAGCCGGGCAAGCTGACCCCGGAGGAATGGGTCGAGATGCGCCGGCATCCGGAGATCGGTCATCGCATCCTGCAGGGGATCAAGTTCCTGGAAGGGGCGCGCGAGATTGTTCTCAGCCATCAGGAAACGTACGACGGGTCGGGCTATCCGCGGGGTCTGAAGGGGAAGGAAATCCCGCTGGGGGCCCGCATCTTCGCCGTGGTCGACACGCTGGACGCCATGACATCGGACCGCCCGTACCGCAAGGCCCTGCCGTACGAGGCGGCGCGCGCCGAGATCCTCAAGTATTCCGGCACGCAATTCGATCCGGACGTCGTGCAGGCCTTCCTGGACATTCGGGACGGGGAGTGGAACGAGATCCAGCGCCGGGTCATGCAGGACATCCTGGTCCGGGGGCAGTCCCGGCTGTAG